One Candidatus Paceibacterota bacterium genomic region harbors:
- a CDS encoding transposase: MSDFAARFTDLILADEYNILAVKELDELWNKMKESRCVELLAFALMGNHFHIAVHALKDSGIATYLQRVQNAYTKYFNIKHDRTGHLFQGPYKVVHQPDDERLMMLTAYIHHNPNEVLDSRAEVEAFKWSSYQDYHNNNRWGELLKPEIVLEQFSNPAEYLEFVNDGNVKSTPSVDK, from the coding sequence ATGAGTGATTTCGCCGCGAGATTTACAGATCTTATTCTTGCTGATGAATACAACATACTTGCGGTGAAAGAACTAGATGAACTTTGGAATAAAATGAAGGAGTCGAGGTGTGTGGAGCTCCTGGCGTTTGCACTTATGGGGAACCACTTTCATATCGCCGTTCATGCACTCAAGGATTCAGGAATAGCAACCTATTTGCAACGAGTGCAGAACGCGTATACAAAATACTTTAATATAAAACACGATCGGACGGGACATTTATTCCAGGGACCATACAAAGTCGTACACCAACCAGACGACGAACGTCTCATGATGCTTACTGCGTATATCCACCATAACCCGAATGAGGTTTTAGATAGTAGAGCTGAAGTTGAAGCATTCAAATGGTCTAGCTACCAGGATTACCACAACAATAATCGCTGGGGCGAGTTATTAAAGCCAGAAATAGTACTCGAACAATTTTCCAATCCCGCGGAATACCTAGAATTCGTTAACGATGGCAACGTAAAATCAACACCGAGTGTTGATAAATAG
- the thrS gene encoding threonine--tRNA ligase → MEPEKLQNIRHTLAHLMAQAVKELYPNAQLTLGPAIDTGFYYDIDFGADKLSDADLPKIEKLMRKNLQNWKEFTHQEVDEAGAEKAFAGNQYKLELVKEISERGEKITLYTCGNFTDLCRGGHAENPSKDIAPDSFKLDRIAGAYWRGSEKNPMLTRIYGLAFESKPALDMHLTMLEEAKKRDHRKLGKELELFMIADEVGPGLPMFYPKGAILRRLIENYIIEEQEARGYVPIWIPHITKGKLYEISGHLSKYDAMYNPMHIDDDDYYLKPMNCPHFMMLYKSLPHSYKELPLRYTCTTTNYRYEKSGELSGLTRVRALTQDDCHVFCMPDQIENEIKLMLEMIGNAYHVFKITDFWVRISLRDSKDKSKYLGDDDVWNKAEDALRKVVKASGWKYKEAENEAAFYGPKLDFMMKDAIGREWQISTIQLDFNLPKRFELEYTSNTGTKEQPVVIHRAILGSTERFMGVLIEHLAGNFPTWLSPIQVAILPISDKHLEYSKKVAESLRASGVRVELNEDNDTLGKKIRNAKGTKVPYMLVIGDAEVNDKTITVEHRDKGKVGAQSVAEFIANITDEIKNRN, encoded by the coding sequence ATGGAACCAGAAAAATTGCAGAACATTCGCCATACGCTTGCTCACCTTATGGCACAGGCTGTTAAGGAGCTCTATCCGAACGCACAACTTACGCTTGGCCCGGCTATTGATACGGGGTTTTATTATGACATTGACTTTGGTGCCGACAAATTATCGGACGCTGATCTACCGAAAATAGAGAAACTGATGCGCAAGAACCTCCAGAATTGGAAAGAATTCACTCATCAAGAAGTAGACGAGGCGGGTGCAGAAAAAGCTTTTGCCGGTAATCAGTACAAACTTGAACTGGTTAAAGAAATTTCTGAACGCGGGGAGAAGATCACCCTATACACCTGCGGTAATTTTACAGACCTTTGCCGTGGCGGACACGCAGAAAATCCGTCCAAGGATATTGCACCGGACTCGTTCAAACTCGATCGTATTGCCGGGGCCTATTGGCGCGGAAGCGAGAAGAACCCTATGCTCACCAGAATCTACGGTCTGGCCTTCGAGTCAAAACCAGCGCTAGACATGCATCTCACAATGCTCGAAGAGGCCAAAAAACGCGACCATCGTAAACTCGGCAAAGAACTGGAACTGTTTATGATCGCCGACGAAGTCGGTCCAGGTTTACCGATGTTCTACCCGAAAGGCGCAATTTTACGCCGACTTATCGAGAACTACATTATTGAAGAACAAGAGGCAAGGGGCTACGTTCCCATCTGGATTCCACATATTACAAAGGGCAAGCTCTATGAAATTTCCGGCCATTTGTCGAAATACGATGCGATGTACAATCCAATGCACATTGACGACGACGACTATTACCTTAAGCCGATGAATTGCCCGCACTTCATGATGCTCTATAAGTCACTCCCGCATTCATACAAAGAACTCCCATTACGATACACTTGTACTACTACAAATTACCGCTATGAGAAGTCCGGCGAGCTCTCTGGCCTCACGCGCGTGCGAGCCCTCACACAAGACGACTGTCATGTGTTCTGTATGCCGGACCAGATTGAGAATGAAATTAAGCTGATGCTCGAGATGATCGGCAACGCATATCATGTCTTCAAAATTACCGACTTCTGGGTGCGCATTTCACTTAGAGATTCTAAGGATAAATCAAAGTACCTTGGCGACGACGATGTTTGGAATAAAGCGGAAGACGCCTTACGCAAGGTAGTGAAGGCATCCGGCTGGAAATATAAAGAAGCGGAGAATGAAGCGGCCTTCTATGGTCCCAAGCTTGACTTCATGATGAAGGATGCTATCGGCCGTGAGTGGCAAATCTCCACAATCCAACTCGACTTCAACCTGCCTAAGCGTTTCGAGCTGGAATATACCTCTAACACTGGCACAAAAGAACAACCCGTGGTGATTCACAGAGCAATCCTTGGCTCTACAGAGCGTTTTATGGGAGTACTCATAGAGCACCTAGCCGGTAACTTCCCCACTTGGCTCTCGCCGATACAGGTTGCCATATTGCCAATCTCCGATAAGCATTTGGAATATTCAAAAAAGGTCGCCGAGAGCCTCCGAGCTTCTGGTGTCCGTGTGGAGCTTAATGAAGATAACGATACTTTGGGCAAGAAGATACGCAATGCGAAAGGTACAAAAGTGCCTTACATGCTAGTCATCGGCGATGCGGAGGTTAACGACAAAACTATTACGGTAGAGCATCGTGACAAAGGTAAGGTCGGCGCACAATCCGTCGCCGAATTCATTGCGAATATTACTGACGAAATTAAAAATCGTAATTAA
- a CDS encoding PKD domain-containing protein has translation MNSMTKWILGLVVVVAVALLVMKDNEKTVYAPDDTSAIQSGVNEPTSINKEPVVQNAPSYTSIVKIKEVTGPASVATGLQTNWVISAEAPGTETTTYTANWADGSPKESQTSSNVFTHIYTKPGLYVITFTAKSTNSKLVQTLKTVNVVSANK, from the coding sequence ATGAACTCAATGACAAAGTGGATATTAGGGCTAGTTGTCGTTGTTGCAGTAGCACTTCTCGTTATGAAGGATAACGAGAAGACTGTATACGCGCCGGATGACACTTCAGCTATCCAGAGTGGAGTAAACGAACCGACAAGTATTAACAAAGAACCTGTCGTCCAGAATGCTCCGTCATATACTTCGATTGTTAAAATAAAAGAGGTAACAGGTCCGGCATCAGTAGCCACAGGTTTACAGACTAATTGGGTGATCAGTGCAGAAGCACCGGGTACAGAGACAACAACATACACGGCAAACTGGGCAGACGGCTCGCCCAAAGAGTCTCAAACGAGCAGTAATGTGTTTACCCATATCTACACCAAGCCAGGTCTGTACGTAATTACCTTCACGGCAAAGAGTACAAACAGCAAGCTCGTTCAGACGCTAAAGACGGTAAACGTCGTATCGGCCAACAAGTAA
- a CDS encoding FAD-binding oxidoreductase, with protein sequence MQSPELAKQIKTFLEGDVEFDDKTLDTYSKDTSLFSVRPQIVVFPKHSKDVSALVAFVLEQNARGEKLTLTARSGGTDMSGGPLTESIVVIFGRYMNQLISLGALGAKCAVVEPGMFYRDFETETLKNNLLLPSYPASREICMMGGVVNNNSGGEKTLRYGKTARYVSKMNMILSDGNEYEIKKLTEHELFLKMVQENFEGRFYKQLYDLVKNNYDLLQARKPQVSKNSSGYALWDVYDPQAKTFDLTQLFVGAQGTLGLMTKAEIQLIHPKPYKRMLVIFMKSTDILGDLVQDVLKFSPESFESYDDNTMKVAIKFFPALLKRLKGSLGSLIMSFLPEVGMVLTGGFPKLVLLAEFTADSVEEALAQAEKCRAAIKEKYNLKMRVTQSDIETEEYWVVRRESFNLLRNNVHGMHTAPFIDDVVVNPQYLPEFLPKLNKIFEPYKIIYTVAGHVGDGNFHIIPLMDLTDPHTKEIIKELGPKVYDLVISYNGSITGEHNDGIVRTPYIEKEFGSEVYKLFVQTKKILDPLNIFNPGKKVGGTIAYEEAHLLTKNN encoded by the coding sequence ATGCAGAGTCCGGAACTTGCCAAACAGATCAAGACTTTCCTTGAGGGCGATGTTGAGTTTGACGACAAGACTCTAGATACTTATAGCAAGGATACGAGCCTATTTTCTGTACGTCCGCAGATTGTTGTCTTCCCCAAACATTCCAAAGATGTTTCTGCTCTAGTAGCTTTCGTGCTCGAACAAAACGCTAGAGGCGAGAAGCTTACTCTTACCGCGCGCTCCGGCGGGACGGATATGTCCGGCGGACCGCTTACGGAATCTATTGTGGTAATATTCGGACGTTATATGAACCAACTCATTTCACTTGGCGCCCTGGGTGCCAAGTGTGCTGTTGTAGAGCCGGGTATGTTCTACCGCGACTTCGAGACCGAGACGTTGAAGAACAATTTACTCCTCCCTTCCTATCCGGCCTCACGAGAGATCTGCATGATGGGCGGTGTCGTCAACAACAATTCCGGCGGAGAGAAGACCCTGCGCTACGGCAAAACCGCACGATATGTGTCTAAAATGAATATGATTCTCTCTGATGGAAACGAGTATGAGATAAAGAAACTTACAGAACATGAACTCTTCCTCAAGATGGTACAAGAAAACTTCGAAGGCAGGTTTTATAAACAGCTCTACGATTTAGTAAAGAATAATTACGATTTATTGCAGGCTCGCAAACCGCAGGTATCGAAAAATTCTTCCGGCTACGCACTCTGGGACGTGTATGATCCGCAAGCCAAAACCTTCGACCTCACCCAGCTCTTCGTCGGCGCACAAGGCACGCTCGGCCTTATGACCAAGGCCGAGATCCAGCTTATCCACCCCAAACCTTATAAACGTATGCTTGTTATATTTATGAAGAGCACCGATATATTGGGCGACTTGGTGCAAGATGTGCTCAAGTTCTCGCCAGAGAGCTTCGAGTCATACGACGACAACACGATGAAGGTGGCTATCAAATTCTTCCCCGCCCTGCTCAAACGCTTGAAGGGCAGTCTGGGCTCGCTTATCATGAGCTTCTTGCCCGAAGTGGGCATGGTGCTGACAGGAGGCTTCCCCAAGCTCGTCCTGCTTGCCGAATTTACGGCCGACAGTGTTGAAGAGGCATTAGCGCAAGCAGAAAAGTGCCGAGCTGCAATCAAAGAAAAGTACAATCTAAAGATGCGCGTGACGCAAAGTGATATAGAAACAGAAGAGTATTGGGTCGTGCGCCGAGAGAGCTTTAACCTCTTGCGCAATAACGTCCACGGCATGCACACGGCGCCGTTTATCGACGACGTTGTGGTTAATCCGCAATATTTGCCGGAGTTCTTGCCTAAGCTGAATAAAATCTTCGAGCCGTACAAGATTATCTATACCGTGGCCGGGCACGTGGGTGATGGCAACTTCCACATCATCCCGCTAATGGACTTGACCGATCCACATACCAAGGAAATAATAAAGGAGCTGGGGCCAAAAGTGTATGATCTGGTAATCTCCTATAACGGCTCAATAACAGGCGAACATAATGATGGCATTGTCCGCACGCCGTATATAGAGAAGGAATTCGGCAGTGAAGTTTATAAACTTTTTGTCCAAACAAAGAAAATTTTAGACCCGCTTAATATCTTTAACCCCGGTAAAAAAGTCGGCGGCACAATAGCTTACGAAGAAGCGCATTTGCTTACGAAGAATAATTAA
- a CDS encoding helix-turn-helix domain-containing protein encodes MNTFAQFKKKTLRNKEVKKAYDALGPQFELIEAIIRKRIQKKLTQAELASRLGTHQSAIARLESGSENPTLSYLNEIAHAVGGKLHVSIV; translated from the coding sequence ATGAATACTTTCGCACAATTTAAGAAAAAGACGCTTCGAAATAAAGAAGTAAAAAAAGCCTACGATGCATTGGGCCCTCAATTTGAATTAATAGAGGCAATTATCAGAAAGCGTATTCAAAAGAAGCTTACTCAGGCCGAATTGGCCTCTCGTTTGGGTACGCATCAGTCAGCAATCGCGCGTCTCGAATCCGGTTCAGAAAACCCGACACTTTCCTATCTGAATGAAATCGCACATGCTGTGGGTGGCAAGCTTCATGTAAGTATTGTCTAA
- a CDS encoding ABC-F family ATP-binding cassette domain-containing protein — protein MLKVTKLHKSFGTRTILDDISFTIEAGEKVALVGHNGSGKSTLLKILAGLEEADSGKVHLSAGKNIAYVMQDTSLHDAGLSSGQKTKKLLMDALAKEPELLLLDEPTNNLDLASLAWLEELLINTKAACLIVSHDRMFLDRVATAVFELDANTHTLSATRGTYSEYLARKEAERARVQTAYRLQQEEISRLVQNVKDKKEDALRGGKHKVSDKDKILQGFYRDQAIRSAKTAKALEKRIDRIEKIEKPIFEQPFKVPLTVAKKGGSNDIVISDVAYKYSQGFKIGPFSLFIPAKSRIAIVGANGSGKSTLIKLLTGELAPTSGSVVIGAGVKLANLLQEHESLPREETVLAYLQETFTLNVTDAYRALVHAGLEREQADKTIATLSPGGRARLLMIIFSLRSINTLILDEPTNHLDIEALEVLETILQDYAGTLIVVSHDRYFLKKIMPLEFYEMLNSRLQRVDNPSTS, from the coding sequence ATGCTTAAAGTCACCAAACTTCACAAAAGCTTCGGTACGCGCACAATATTGGACGACATCTCCTTCACCATCGAAGCAGGGGAGAAGGTCGCGTTGGTCGGCCATAACGGGTCCGGTAAATCGACGTTGCTAAAAATATTGGCTGGGTTGGAAGAAGCAGACTCCGGCAAGGTTCATTTGTCGGCAGGGAAGAATATTGCTTACGTGATGCAAGATACCAGTTTGCACGACGCCGGCCTAAGCAGTGGTCAGAAGACCAAGAAACTACTCATGGACGCCCTGGCAAAAGAGCCGGAGCTGTTGCTCCTGGATGAGCCGACGAATAATCTCGACCTGGCATCATTGGCTTGGCTCGAAGAACTTCTCATTAACACCAAAGCCGCTTGCCTCATCGTCTCGCACGACCGTATGTTCCTGGACAGAGTAGCGACGGCGGTCTTCGAGCTCGACGCCAACACCCACACGCTCTCTGCTACTCGCGGGACGTATAGTGAATATCTAGCGCGTAAAGAGGCGGAGCGAGCACGCGTGCAGACGGCCTATCGTTTACAACAAGAAGAAATTTCGCGCCTCGTACAGAATGTAAAAGATAAAAAAGAAGACGCCTTGCGAGGCGGTAAGCACAAAGTTTCTGACAAAGATAAAATCTTGCAGGGATTCTATCGCGACCAGGCAATTCGCAGTGCGAAGACTGCCAAGGCGTTAGAAAAAAGAATAGACAGAATAGAAAAAATCGAGAAGCCGATATTCGAACAACCGTTCAAAGTGCCCCTGACTGTCGCGAAGAAGGGTGGGTCAAATGATATTGTCATTTCTGATGTTGCATACAAGTATTCTCAAGGTTTTAAGATCGGGCCATTCTCACTTTTTATTCCCGCCAAGAGCCGCATTGCAATAGTCGGCGCGAATGGTAGTGGTAAATCTACACTGATAAAACTTCTCACCGGTGAACTGGCGCCAACATCAGGGAGTGTTGTAATTGGAGCCGGTGTTAAGCTCGCGAACCTGTTGCAAGAGCATGAGTCCTTACCGCGCGAAGAGACGGTGCTTGCCTATCTGCAAGAAACATTTACGCTGAATGTAACCGATGCGTACCGCGCCTTGGTGCATGCCGGGCTCGAGCGCGAGCAGGCGGATAAGACTATCGCCACATTGAGCCCGGGCGGGCGGGCGAGGTTGCTCATGATAATTTTCTCGTTACGCTCTATCAACACTTTAATACTTGATGAACCGACCAATCATCTGGACATCGAAGCGCTTGAAGTGCTGGAAACCATCCTGCAGGATTATGCCGGCACGCTCATCGTCGTCTCGCATGATAGATATTTCTTGAAAAAGATTATGCCGCTAGAATTTTACGAGATGCTAAACAGTAGATTACAAAGAGTTGATAATCCAAGTACATCCTAA
- a CDS encoding adenylate/guanylate cyclase domain-containing protein produces the protein METRHLTIMFTDIKGYTDRSSRQTRNELEELLDLHDRLIRPIFLKFRGTVIKTIGDAFLVTFESPTNAVLCGMAIQRRLRGHNAKASNEALEVRVAINSGEVSVRENDVFGQPVNIAARVEGLADANEIYFTEAVYLSMNKNEIPSAEIGYRHLKGIPHEIKVYKVLWETGAGTPSAPVPAVKSSSAETMPVSPAQSVMVKKDYPTPVILLIILGALMLAKPVIGIVAGLGDFAKNLFAGPGGILCVALYFYYSFCLYELAEHFKVPRSWMACVPLLNIFYPITIAERPWWWYVTYLVPGLNVVMIGLTWAGLSKRAGVPARISLFIFVPVLNFFVPKYLLAKAMAKV, from the coding sequence ATGGAAACACGGCACCTCACCATAATGTTTACTGACATCAAGGGATACACAGACCGTTCTTCGCGGCAGACACGCAACGAGCTGGAGGAACTTCTTGATCTGCATGATCGCCTTATCCGTCCAATTTTTCTTAAGTTCCGGGGGACGGTAATTAAAACCATCGGCGATGCTTTCTTGGTGACCTTTGAGAGTCCTACCAATGCTGTTTTGTGCGGTATGGCGATCCAGCGCAGGCTGAGGGGCCACAACGCAAAGGCCTCGAACGAAGCGCTTGAGGTGCGAGTGGCTATCAACTCCGGTGAGGTTTCGGTACGCGAGAATGATGTTTTCGGTCAGCCGGTCAATATCGCGGCACGGGTAGAAGGGCTCGCCGATGCGAATGAAATCTACTTCACCGAAGCAGTCTACCTCTCGATGAATAAGAACGAGATACCAAGTGCAGAGATCGGCTATCGCCATTTGAAAGGTATTCCACATGAGATCAAAGTATACAAAGTGTTATGGGAGACGGGAGCCGGCACTCCTTCCGCGCCTGTACCTGCGGTAAAATCATCGTCTGCCGAAACAATGCCTGTTTCGCCCGCACAAAGCGTTATGGTAAAAAAGGATTATCCGACACCAGTCATTCTTCTCATCATACTCGGCGCTCTCATGCTCGCGAAGCCAGTGATCGGTATTGTTGCCGGCCTGGGTGATTTTGCGAAAAATCTTTTTGCGGGTCCGGGCGGAATCCTCTGCGTAGCTCTCTACTTTTATTATTCCTTTTGCTTGTATGAACTTGCCGAACATTTCAAGGTTCCTCGATCGTGGATGGCGTGTGTTCCGCTTTTGAATATTTTTTACCCTATTACTATTGCCGAGCGACCATGGTGGTGGTATGTGACATATCTAGTCCCCGGTCTGAATGTTGTTATGATTGGTCTGACCTGGGCCGGGCTCTCAAAACGAGCAGGCGTTCCAGCGCGAATCAGCCTTTTCATTTTCGTGCCGGTACTCAATTTTTTTGTCCCGAAATATTTGCTCGCAAAAGCCATGGCCAAAGTATAA
- a CDS encoding DUF5679 domain-containing protein → MELKALCMKDRDANNKPTMQIMKDPQVSEKNGRYSAKGKCEKCGGNMFKFMSKTDAEALK, encoded by the coding sequence ATGGAACTCAAAGCTTTGTGCATGAAGGATCGCGATGCGAACAACAAGCCGACGATGCAAATAATGAAAGACCCGCAAGTGTCTGAAAAGAACGGACGATACTCTGCCAAAGGCAAGTGCGAGAAGTGCGGTGGCAACATGTTCAAATTCATGTCCAAGACCGACGCCGAGGCGTTGAAGTAG
- a CDS encoding TspO/MBR family protein gives MNNAYNWYSQLVKPWWSPPSWLFGPVWTVLYVLIAVSFGTVFYKTFTKQIPWIVALPFALNLIFNFAFTPIQFGLKNNLFAAFDILLVLGTLIWALFAIYSFGLKLHIETGAPTYAWIIYANIPYLLWVSFATILQLTITYLNK, from the coding sequence ATGAACAACGCTTACAATTGGTACTCGCAACTTGTGAAGCCTTGGTGGTCGCCGCCGAGCTGGCTCTTCGGCCCCGTTTGGACAGTGCTGTATGTGTTGATAGCCGTTTCTTTCGGCACTGTATTTTACAAAACATTCACCAAGCAGATTCCGTGGATTGTGGCTCTGCCATTCGCGCTTAATCTAATCTTCAACTTCGCTTTTACGCCGATTCAATTCGGGCTGAAGAATAATCTATTCGCGGCGTTTGATATTCTCCTCGTCCTCGGCACGCTCATCTGGGCGCTCTTCGCTATTTACTCCTTCGGCCTCAAGCTCCACATAGAGACTGGCGCTCCCACCTATGCATGGATAATATACGCCAACATTCCGTATCTCTTGTGGGTTTCGTTCGCGACGATACTGCAATTAACGATTACGTATTTAAATAAATAA
- a CDS encoding Gmad2 immunoglobulin-like domain-containing protein yields the protein MKKILYIVVVLVITFALFKFAQPAQTPTTNVANKPRVSAPLAGATVSSPLSVTGEAPGTWYFEASFHVVLVDWDGKIIAQGSAQAKGEWMTTAYVPFEAKLTFTADPKAYSNKATLILKKDNPSGLPANDDAIEVPIFLAAASTTVPPGPVACTMEAKLCPDGSYVARTGPNCEFTKCPPAPAPITSGIQGTVTLGPTCPVMRDPPDPQCADKPYQTTVQIFKKGSATATVSAPTDALGHYTATLAPGTYTVQAAGGQMLPRCAPQDVIVMSKVMSELNLSCDTGIR from the coding sequence ATGAAAAAAATATTATACATCGTTGTCGTGCTTGTGATTACTTTTGCTCTGTTCAAGTTCGCTCAACCAGCGCAGACGCCTACAACCAATGTTGCGAACAAACCGCGGGTGAGCGCGCCTCTGGCCGGCGCTACCGTCTCGAGCCCGCTCTCTGTCACGGGTGAGGCGCCGGGGACTTGGTACTTCGAAGCGAGCTTCCATGTTGTGCTCGTTGATTGGGATGGTAAAATTATTGCACAAGGCTCTGCCCAAGCAAAAGGGGAATGGATGACCACGGCCTACGTGCCATTCGAGGCTAAGCTTACTTTCACCGCAGATCCGAAGGCGTATAGCAATAAAGCGACGCTCATCTTGAAGAAAGATAACCCATCCGGCCTGCCTGCGAATGATGACGCGATCGAGGTGCCGATATTTCTTGCAGCAGCCAGCACGACGGTGCCACCCGGCCCTGTAGCCTGCACGATGGAGGCCAAGCTATGCCCCGACGGCTCGTACGTCGCCCGCACCGGCCCCAACTGTGAATTTACCAAGTGCCCGCCCGCACCGGCACCAATAACATCCGGCATACAGGGCACCGTTACGCTCGGGCCGACTTGCCCGGTGATGCGTGACCCGCCAGACCCGCAATGTGCCGACAAGCCGTATCAGACGACGGTGCAGATATTTAAAAAAGGAAGTGCGACCGCGACCGTGAGCGCCCCGACCGACGCGCTAGGCCACTACACCGCCACCCTCGCACCGGGCACCTATACTGTCCAAGCCGCAGGCGGTCAAATGCTCCCACGCTGTGCACCTCAAGATGTCATAGTCATGTCAAAAGTAATGAGCGAACTCAACCTCTCCTGCGACACGGGGATCAGATAG
- a CDS encoding GIY-YIG nuclease family protein: MYFVYLLQCADKSIYTGITTDLARRLNEHKKGIGGQYTRAHGASKMVYNEKHPDRSSASKREAEIKKLSRKEKLSLKTKNTIHNPE; the protein is encoded by the coding sequence ATGTACTTCGTCTACCTACTCCAGTGCGCCGACAAGTCTATCTACACCGGCATCACGACCGACCTTGCGCGGCGTCTTAATGAGCACAAGAAGGGAATCGGTGGGCAATACACGCGCGCTCACGGAGCGAGTAAGATGGTGTATAATGAAAAGCATCCGGATAGGTCATCGGCATCTAAGCGCGAAGCGGAAATTAAAAAATTATCCCGCAAGGAAAAATTGAGCTTGAAAACAAAAAACACTATTCATAATCCAGAATAG
- the dnaX gene encoding DNA polymerase III subunit gamma/tau yields MSHESHFVLYRKYRPALFDEVLGQEHVTSVLQNAIEKNSVAHAYLFSGSRGIGKTSVARIFAKALGTSENDLYEIDAASNRGIDEVRTIRDAVRVLPFESKYKVYIIDEVHMLTKDAFNALLKTLEEPPAHVIFILATTEAHKLLDTVISRCQTFAFKKPTEELTKKMLIDVAKKEGYELDKDAAGVLATLAEGSFRDAHGVLQKVIASVKGKKIKSEDVEATSGSPKITLVFDLAKSILEKNVSAGVALLKSSEAENMDTRLLLKFILRTLRIVMLMKLSPELKKFFEAEMSKEELARIAELQKVKFTGTFSDLLRELLKTYDEMTTSAVPELLFEIALAKIAGE; encoded by the coding sequence ATGTCCCACGAATCTCATTTTGTTTTGTATCGCAAATACCGACCGGCTTTGTTTGATGAGGTGCTGGGGCAGGAGCATGTTACATCTGTTTTGCAAAATGCGATCGAGAAGAATAGTGTCGCGCACGCCTATCTCTTCTCCGGCTCACGCGGTATTGGTAAGACGAGTGTGGCGCGGATTTTCGCGAAAGCGCTTGGGACGAGTGAAAATGATTTGTATGAAATAGACGCGGCGTCGAATCGCGGCATCGATGAGGTGCGCACCATTCGCGACGCGGTGCGCGTGTTGCCATTCGAGTCTAAATATAAAGTCTATATTATAGACGAGGTGCATATGCTCACAAAGGACGCCTTCAACGCTTTGCTCAAGACGCTCGAGGAGCCGCCCGCGCATGTTATCTTCATCCTCGCCACGACTGAGGCTCATAAACTTCTCGACACTGTCATCTCGCGTTGCCAGACATTCGCCTTCAAGAAGCCGACCGAGGAGCTGACGAAGAAGATGCTCATCGATGTGGCAAAGAAGGAAGGTTATGAATTGGATAAGGATGCCGCCGGCGTGCTTGCAACTCTGGCCGAGGGCTCGTTCCGCGACGCGCACGGTGTGTTGCAGAAAGTTATAGCGTCTGTAAAAGGCAAGAAGATAAAATCAGAAGACGTCGAAGCGACATCGGGCTCACCCAAGATCACGCTCGTCTTCGATCTGGCTAAGTCGATTTTGGAGAAGAATGTTTCGGCAGGCGTTGCCCTACTCAAGTCCAGCGAAGCGGAGAATATGGATACGCGGCTGCTCCTTAAATTCATTCTGCGCACACTACGCATTGTGATGTTGATGAAGCTCTCGCCGGAACTGAAGAAATTTTTCGAAGCGGAAATGTCGAAGGAAGAACTCGCGCGTATCGCCGAACTCCAGAAAGTTAAATTTACCGGGACCTTCTCCGACCTCCTCCGCGAACTCTTGAAAACCTACGACGAAATGACGACATCCGCCGTGCCGGAACTCTTATTCGAAATTGCCCTGGCCAAGATCGCAGGGGAGTAG
- the metG gene encoding methionine--tRNA ligase subunit beta — MDLKPQISYDDFTKLDLRIGRIESAELVPDSKKLLKLLVDFGDFKRQIISGIAKGYAPEALVGKQVTFIINLEPRMLAGLESQGMILAADVADVPVLLIPDKEVANGAGIH; from the coding sequence ATGGACTTGAAACCGCAGATTTCCTACGACGACTTTACCAAACTCGACCTGCGCATAGGCAGGATAGAGAGCGCCGAGCTCGTGCCTGACTCCAAGAAACTACTAAAGCTCTTAGTAGATTTCGGCGACTTCAAAAGGCAGATAATTTCCGGCATTGCTAAAGGTTACGCGCCAGAGGCTTTAGTAGGGAAGCAAGTGACATTTATAATTAACCTCGAGCCGCGTATGCTAGCCGGCCTCGAGTCTCAAGGCATGATCCTCGCCGCCGACGTCGCAGATGTACCCGTCCTCCTTATCCCGGATAAGGAAGTTGCAAACGGCGCAGGAATTCACTAA